Below is a window of Culturomica massiliensis DNA.
GTACGGGCATTATCCCGGGAAATTTGCTTTTGCTGTTCCATAAATTCCGTCATATCCTTACGGTGTTTCCTGAACGACTTATACTGGTTCAGTACGGCAACATCCCTGTAGTCCCCGATATGATTAAATCCGGCATTCACCATCCCGATCTCATCCCCGGCATACCAATAGGGAGTTCCCCGCATTGTCAGTAAAAAAGTGATCAGCATCCGGGCCGACACCTCCCGGAATTCGGGTAAATCGCTCCCGAAACGGGAAATCATACGCGGCTGATCGTGATTTCCCATATATATCGCAGGCCAACCGTTCCCCACGGCCTTATCCCAATCCCCGAACATCTTTTTTAAAGCCAGCAAACTATAGGGTATACCGGAATCCGGAGTATCCGGGACGGTATTATTTCGGACCTCTGACGGCCCGAACCCATACAGCATATCCAACTCCTGCCGTTCCGGTTCGACAAAGCCGGCAACATCCCTATACCCCAATGCCGAACCTTCCCCGACAGTCATGATATCGTATTTGCTCAACACTTCCGTATACATTTCATGCAGGTAATCGTGTAAATGCGGTCCGTGGGCATAATAAGAAAACACATCGGGATACTTCCGCCTATCAATGGGCGGGAATGCCGTATCTTTTGCAATCAGCGGAATTGAATCCATCCGGAAACCGTCGATACCTTTATCCAGCCAGAAACGCATCATATCGTAAATAGCATGCCTAACCCCGGGATTCTCCCAGTTCAGGTCAGGCTGCTTCCGGGAAAAATAATGCAAATACCAGGAACGTGTACGGGGATTATAACGCCAGGCATTCTCTTCAAAATAACTGGGACGATAAGCCGGACGCCCTTTTTCCAAAGGCCACCAATGGTAATATTCATAATGGGGATTTTCGCGGGACTTCCGGGCTTCCACAAACCACGGATGTTCGTCACTCGTATGATTGACCACCAGATCAAGCACCAGCTTCATCCCGCAGTTATGTACTTCCCTCAGCAATTCGTCAAAATCCTCCATTGTCCCGCACTCCTTCATAATTGCACGATAATCACTGATATCATATCCGTTATCGTCGTTCGGAGAAGCATAAATGGGACTCAGCCAGATAACATCCACCCCAAGACTGCGTATATAACCCAACCGGGAAATAATTCCCCGGAGATCGCCGATCCCGTCCCCGTTGCTATCCATAAAACTCCGGGGATAAATCTGATATACGACGACCTCTTTCCACCAATCCGTCCGCTTTTTTGCCTGCTTCATAACTCCCTGTTTTTTATCTGTATATTCATTACCGTTTTACCCATACCGCCAGCTTTCCGCCCGACACCGGAAATGTCCCTTCCCCCTTTTCATCAATCATGACCTCTTCCTTCCGGTTGCCGGTGATCTCATACCAGTACTCGCCCCGATGATGTTGGCCGACAGCCATCGTTTTATGCCCGTCTTCTCCGTTGGAAATGAGCAAAGCCAAACCGGATCCCGGATGCTCGGTGTCTCCAGTCCGTGTAAAACCGACCGTATTCGGATGATCAAAATAATTATGTTGTTCTCCGAAAGCGTATCTACGGCGGGCATCCAACAAAATATCAAGAATCAGCCGATGCGGGGATTTCTTGCCTTTCACCCCGTAATAATCCCCGTAAAAAATACAGGGGTACCCCTCTTTCATCAGTAATATCAAACCATAAGCCATCGGCTTAAACCAATCCTTCACCTGAGATTCCAGTGAACTGTTTTTCTGTGAGTCATGATTATCCACAAAAGTAACGGCCAGATCCGGATGATCGGCCACCAATGTACCTTCGATCAGTGTACTCAGATCAAAATCACGTCCCTTTTGTGAGGCCTGAAACATATGGTAATGCAGAGGTACATCGAATAAATCGACCTGGTATTCCACCTGAGCCAGATATTCATCCAGCGACTCCTTATCATTCTTCCAATATTCACCCACGGCATAAAAACGATCCCCCCGTTCTGCCCTTACCGCTTCCAGAAAATGTTTGATAAACTGGTCGTTGATATGTTTGATGGCATCCAGACGCATCCCGTCCAGATTCAGTTCCCGGGATACCCAAACACCCCAGTTTTTCATTTCCCCGACCACTTCCGGATGATCGAAATCAAGATCGGCGAACATCAGAAAATCGTAATTCCCGTTTTCACCGTCCACTCCTCCGTTCCATGCCTTGCCTTCCCCGACAACCTGAAATATCCCTTCTTTACCGGTTGATGCGTCGCAATCCACCCCGGAAAAATGATACCAGTGCCATTTGAAAGCCGAATACTTATCCCCGCGTCCCGGGAAATTAAAACCCGTCCACCCTTCAATCTCGTAAGGATCGCTTTCCGCATCCTCCCGCTGTTCCGGATTGACTTCCCGGGCCAGAAACTTCTCCGTATAATCCGCCCCGGCTTTGTGGTTCATGACTGCGTCCAGATACACACTGACCTGATACCGGTGAAGTTCCGCTATCATCTCTTTCAATTCCTGCACCGTACCGTACTTCGTACGTACCGTTCCCTTCTGGTCGAATTCGCCCAAATCGTACAAATCATACGTTCCATACCCCTCGTCTTCCTGCTTCAATCCCTTATAGGCTGGCGGTATCCAAACAGAAGTCACACCGATTTCATGCAAATGGGCAGCATCCGCCTTCAGTTCCTTCCATAAATTCCCGTTATTCGGCATATTCCATTCGAAATATTGCATCATCACTCCATTCTTCATATTCTTTGTATTTATTCAAATAAAACGGGCAAAAAAACAATAGGGTTACAATCACCCGGCAATTCTTCAAAAAAACCGGAACCAAAACAAAAAAAAGAAATTCCAGCCCCGGGAAACCGACCGGTATCTTCACGCAGAACCCGGCGAATGCTCAATATCACCGGAAATATTATATCTTTGCATACCTGCACTTCCGGACAAGGCAGTCAACCAATCATAAAAAATACATCAATTATGGCAGACGATAAAAAAATCATCTTTTCCATGGTGGGAGTCAGCAAAACATTCCCTCCTCAAAAACAAGTATTAAAGAACATATACCTTTCTTTTTTCTACGGAGCTAAAATCGGTATTATCGGATTGAACGGTTCCGGTAAATCAACCCTGTTGAAAATCATTGCCGGCATCGAAAAAGATTACCTGGGAGAAGTCGTTTTCTCTCCGGGTTATTCTGTTGGATATCTGGAACAGGATCCGCAACTGGCTTCCGGCAAAACGGTCAAGGAAATCGTACAGGAAGGCGTACAAGACATCGTCGACACACTGAAAGAATTTGAAGAAGTAAATGAGAAATTCGGCGACCCGGATGTACTCGATAATCCGGAAAAAATGGATGCCCTCATCAGCCGGCAGGCAGAATTGCAGGACAAGATCGATGCTGCCGACGGATGGAACCTGGACAGCCGGCTGGAACGTGCCATGGATGCACTGCGCTGTCCGCCCGAAGATCAGCTTGTAGATACCCTTTCCGGAGGAGAGCGGCGCCGGGTAGCCCTATGCCGCCTGTTACTCCGGCAACCGGATGTATTGCTGCTCGACGAACCGACCAACCATCTGGATGCGGAATCCATCGACTGGCTGGAACAACATTTGCAACAATACGCAGGCACGGTGATCTGCATCACGCACGACCGGTATTTCCTGGATCATGTTGCCGGGTGGATACTGGAACTCGACCGGGGCGAAGGAATTCCCTGGAAAGGCAATTACTCCTCCTGGCTGGATCAAAAAACCAAACGGATGGCCCAGGAAGAAAAGCAAGCCAGCAAACGCCGTAAAACACTGGAACGCGAACTGGAATGGATAAACATGGCACCCAAAGCCCGGCAAGCCAAGGGTAAGGCCCGGTTAAACTCGTACGAAACGTTGCTGAACGAAGACCAGAAAGAGCGTGAAGCCAAACTGGAAATTTTTATTCCCAACGGCCCCCGGTTAGGAAACAAGGTGATCGAAGCGCAACACGTTGCAAAAGCATTCGGCACCAAACTGTTGTTCGACGACCTGAATTTCATACTTCCGCCCAACGGCATCGTAGGTGTGATCGGTCCGAACGGAGCCGGAAAAACCACCCTGTTCAAAATGATCATGGGCATGGAAACCATCGACAAGGGCACGTTTGAAGTAGGTGAAACAGTCAGAATCGGCTATGCCGACCAGACCCACAAAGACATTGATCCGAAAAAAACCGTTTACCAGGTTATTTCCGGCGGACAGGAACTTATCCGTGTCGGAGGCAAGGAAATCAATGCGCGTGCTTACCTTTCTAAATTCAATTTCGCCGGAGCCGATCAGGAAAAGCCGTGTGGCGTACTATCCGGCGGAGAAAGAAACCGCCTCCACCTGGCACTCACCCTGAAAGCAGAAGCGAATGTATTGCTGCTCGACGAACCCACAAACGATATCGACGTAAACACCCTCCGGGCACTGGAAGAAGGATTGGAAAACTTCGCCGGATGTGCCGTCGTCGTCTCACACGACCGTTGGTTTCTGGACCGTATATGCACCCATATCCTTTCATTCGAGGGAGACTCGGATGTCGTCTTTTACGAAGGCTCGTACTCCGAATACGAAGAACACAAACGCAAATTATCCGGAAATGTCGAACCCAAGCGGGTACGCTACCGGAAACTAACTGCAGACTAACACGGCGGACGGGAACATCCCGCCGTGTCTCCCGTCCCCTTCATCCAGCATCCCCTTATCCTTTCTTTGCCCGGATATTACCGGGCCATCACTGCCGTTCACACCCATAAAATCCATCATTGCGATTTTCCCGGAGTCAGAGAGCAGCTTTCAGCATCCGCATTAAAGCAGGGCCGGCGATATCATCTGCCGGTAAAGAAAGATCATATTGGGACAGGCAACATCTTTTCCACATTTCAAAAATATCTCCCCACAAGGGATTCCTCTGAATGTAATACCGTTCGACATCTTCCCGCTGTTTCGTAAAGCGATGGTACAAATCCTGAATTTGCTTTGACCCTGCAATACGTTCCGGAACAAGGGCCGCATCCACCAACTCCTGATAGCTACCCTTAACAAAATAATATAAACCGACGGTTTCATCAAACCGGAACATCAAATTTACCTGATCACGGGGAAAACCTCCCGTATATTGATCCAAAACCCCGGCACTGATCCCATTCGGATACAGCCTGTTATAGCTATATGTCAACTCTTCTCCTATCGGGATCGTCCGCCTGAAACGGGGAACGGGGTGGAGGCATCCAACCGAAAGGAGATAGGACATGTCCCTATAATCCAAACCCGAGACAGACGGAATAACACCGGCCATCGCATCGATCACTTTAACCATCAGATCGGCAGGCAGATTTTTATGAGCTTTTGCAAAACAAAAAAAAGCCAGAAAATCAACCTGCGGCTTCGTTAATTTCGGCAATAACACCAACGCCTCATCCAGACTCAATTGCCGCCGGTTTCCTTCCGTCGTTCCCAACCTTTCAAGCATGAGTTCTATAAGCCCCTCTCCCAATGTTTCATCGCCACTTTTCCCATACTCACAATAAATAGCGTGCAACGCCAACTGTATAGCAGGCTCGTTAAACCTCCTGAACAATAAACGATCCTTTTTCGACACGGACTCAATAAGCCGCCCGGCCAACTGCTCCACCCTCTCCTCAAACAATTGACGGGCCTCGCTGGCCAGTATATCCAGTTCCCGCCTTATTACCTCCGATGAAATCCGACGGACATCCTCGCCGGTCAGCCCCTGGTTAAAATCCCCGTTTACCTGAATAATTGTAGCGTTTTCTCCGGCCTTAGCTTCTTGTTTTGTCTGCATGATAATCGCCTCCGATTTGAATAATATGACTCCGGTCTCCCGTCTTTGCTTTCTGGCTGACCGTCCTCCTTTTGCCCATCCGGAATTTTACAACCCCGAATATACCACTGATAACGGCAACCGTAACAGGTACAAGCCAAACCGCATTTTCCGATAAAAAATCAACAAATCCGTCCATAATCTTCTCAAATAGAAACATTCCGATTCACAAAAATAATAAATAAGCCACAAAAACTACCCCCCGCTCCCCTACTGAATATCATAAATTACAACAAACCAAACTTTAAGCTTAAAACAAAGAAACCGGATTTAACAACAAATAAAAGCCGCCCTACACCCAATGGATAAAAAACAAAACACATTATTAAAAACATCATTTTGCTTCCGAGGTTAATAAAACATCATAATAAAAATACACTAATATCAGAAATGGATAACAAATTCGAAGAAAATACAAGCTACGGTATCGAATGGGATTTGGAATAAACAATTGTTACCTGATCTGACAATACAGAAATAACAGGCACAAGAAAACCGGAACTTTCAATAATTCCGTATCCACATACATTTTCATCTAATAACACAAATATACTCCCTCCTTATGTTACATGTGTTTTCAACAATCTATAATTTCTGAATCAACATCCTTTAAGTAACTATATGCAATTCTTATCTAAATTCAAATATGATTTTATCTATTAAATAAATAAAATGTAATCAATAAATTTTATTACTACATTTTTTTATTTATACAAATTATTTTATATAATTGTACATAAAAATTCATTTTTAAATATATTTTTCATGAATAACAAAGATTTCATTGGAAATTATCGATATTGGCCTTTGGCATATTCATCAAATAGTTTTCAAATTCAAAAATCTGAAGAGGATTCAATTAATAATTATTGGGTTCCTATTTCAGAATTAGCAATTACAGAGAAAATATCAACACTATCTTATGTACTTTATAACGAACGTGTATATTTTTTAAAAAATAATATATCAAACACAATCTATTCACAATATTTCCCTGACGCATCTAAAAATAAAGCCAATTCTGTAAAATCATTTGTAGAGATTGCTAAAGAAAAATTTCGAAATGATACATACGAAGAATATAAATTAGAATATTCTATTTTGCAAATAGTAAGTACGAAAAGACACTTATTTGCTTTAGCTAAAGCAAAAAACGAATACTATTTTCTTAACATTTACCTAACAATCAATGGCTTTGGAGAGAAAATAGATGTCCAAGAGATCAAGTTACCTCATAAAAGTTTAAACATTGAAAATGCAGAATTAGGTATATTTACTATAAATGAATATGAATCTATTATATACTTTTTTTTAAAGGAATCAAAAGATATATATATTGGCAATTATAGAAGCTCTAAAAAGAATTTTGTCATTAGTAATAAATTAAATGATTTGACAAAACAAAAATACTCACCAGATTCATTTTGTGTCATCAAAAACTTAGACATACCAACATTAGCACTTTATGATAGCCAAACCAACACATTACATATATTAGAATATAAAGAAATAAAAAAGAAATACACTGAAATTCAAAAAATAAAGTTACCCGAAAAAATAGTTGGCATAAAATCATTTTATATTGATTCTCAAAATATTACACCTCACATATCTAGTTTCAGACTCAATCTATTACTTTTATATAATCACTCTAAATTATGGATTATTAACTATCACAATAACAATTGTACCCCTCAATTACTTATAGGCAATGGAAAAACTCATATTAGTAAACCCATGTTTTCTCCAAATTTAATTAATTGCAGATTTAATCATTTATCTAACATTTACACTATAGATAATAATTGTATAATATTTTCTGATAAGCAAAATCCCATAAAATCTTTAGAAACATATAAATTATATGAAAATCATCATCTTCCAATACCTGAAGAACAATTAAATGAAGATAAATTATATGCATTACTTCTGTACAAAACAAGAGAAATATGGATGTTACATCATAGCAAACAAATTAGCCAAAAGGATTTTAATTTATCATAATCACAATATTTCGTATTATGAATGAATTTAATCATTTACTTGCTGTAATCAAAGAGAAACTTATCGATTTTCAGCACAGTAACAAATTGACAATAGAAATTAATGAATTTCAAACTTCTCTGAGAAAAGATATTGATTGGTCAAAAATAGAAATTCCTAAACCTAATATATTAAAAGAAAGATTAAATTTATCCACCTATGGTATGTCAGAAAATACCGAAGTGATTCCTTTAGATTGGCTTGTAATAATTATTGGTAGTTATCTTATTGGTCATAAACTAAACATAAACCAAATTACTCAGGCCCTTAATGCCATTAATTATTATGGTTTCTATGGACTTTTTGAATTATTTGACGTAAAAATACAAAAAATAAAAAATAACGAAGACAGGTTCAATTACTACAAAGGCTTAGTAAAATATCTAAAAGGACAAAGCAAATTTGAAGAAGCTAATAAATGTTTTCGAGAAGTTTTAAGAATCTCTCAAAAATTAGCAAAAACTTCATATACATTTGCACTGCAATCTAAATTAGATTCTGATTATTTACAACGTGATGGACTATGCATTGAATATAGTCAAATCAGTTTCTCACGACTGTCGGATCCTCCAGACCTCAAGCAGCGTTGGGTCCAAATATGTTTAGACACCTATGCTAAGGAAATTAGAAAAATTAATCCAAAACAAAGTATAGAAATATACAATAATTTATTAAATTCAAAGAAATCAATCCATCCTCTAAGTTATCAAAGAATTTCATTCAGATCATTAGAATTGGACATTATTGATTCTATCAATAATAAAAAAATTAGAAAATTAAAAAAAAATTTAGAAAATTATGAGGAACTCCTTAGCGGACTAAATCAAAACCCTAAAGCAGAATATATTCGAAAAATCATTTTTATATCTTTATTACGTAAAGTTGATAAAAATATAGATTACTCTAAAAATAAGTGGTTAAAATATAAAATAAATAGATTAAAAGACGATGATGCTGAATTCATACTTAATAATTGTATTGAAGAAGCGCAAATTTATAAAGATAAAAAACATATGGCTTTAGCCTATCTTGAAAAGTCTTATTGGAGTAAAGGTGAAACAGAAGAAACTAAAACATTAAATGCAATAAATTCTTTGCAAAAAGGTTTATCATTATTTTCCGAAAATAAAAAAACCATCATCAATAAAATATATTCAAATATACTACAGGAACTAGCAGAATCCCATGTTAAATTAAGTAATTGGGATGAAGCATTAAAATATTATCAAAAACTTTATGAATATATTTCCTTTCTCACAGAAGCATTAAATACAGATAAAGAACATATTGATTCTTATATTCAAAAGGGG
It encodes the following:
- a CDS encoding glycoside hydrolase family 13 protein; translated protein: MKQAKKRTDWWKEVVVYQIYPRSFMDSNGDGIGDLRGIISRLGYIRSLGVDVIWLSPIYASPNDDNGYDISDYRAIMKECGTMEDFDELLREVHNCGMKLVLDLVVNHTSDEHPWFVEARKSRENPHYEYYHWWPLEKGRPAYRPSYFEENAWRYNPRTRSWYLHYFSRKQPDLNWENPGVRHAIYDMMRFWLDKGIDGFRMDSIPLIAKDTAFPPIDRRKYPDVFSYYAHGPHLHDYLHEMYTEVLSKYDIMTVGEGSALGYRDVAGFVEPERQELDMLYGFGPSEVRNNTVPDTPDSGIPYSLLALKKMFGDWDKAVGNGWPAIYMGNHDQPRMISRFGSDLPEFREVSARMLITFLLTMRGTPYWYAGDEIGMVNAGFNHIGDYRDVAVLNQYKSFRKHRKDMTEFMEQQKQISRDNARTPMQWDDTPNAGFSSVTPWLKVNAGYRKVNVAVEEKNPDSVLNYFRKMIAFRKANPELIFGTWKLVDRKNPKVFAYIRDGGERKFLVILNFSCREASCRPGICLTGAEALLDNYNDCPPLGKEIRLRPFEALVLIL
- a CDS encoding alpha-amylase; translation: MKNGVMMQYFEWNMPNNGNLWKELKADAAHLHEIGVTSVWIPPAYKGLKQEDEGYGTYDLYDLGEFDQKGTVRTKYGTVQELKEMIAELHRYQVSVYLDAVMNHKAGADYTEKFLAREVNPEQREDAESDPYEIEGWTGFNFPGRGDKYSAFKWHWYHFSGVDCDASTGKEGIFQVVGEGKAWNGGVDGENGNYDFLMFADLDFDHPEVVGEMKNWGVWVSRELNLDGMRLDAIKHINDQFIKHFLEAVRAERGDRFYAVGEYWKNDKESLDEYLAQVEYQVDLFDVPLHYHMFQASQKGRDFDLSTLIEGTLVADHPDLAVTFVDNHDSQKNSSLESQVKDWFKPMAYGLILLMKEGYPCIFYGDYYGVKGKKSPHRLILDILLDARRRYAFGEQHNYFDHPNTVGFTRTGDTEHPGSGLALLISNGEDGHKTMAVGQHHRGEYWYEITGNRKEEVMIDEKGEGTFPVSGGKLAVWVKR
- the ettA gene encoding energy-dependent translational throttle protein EttA, which encodes MADDKKIIFSMVGVSKTFPPQKQVLKNIYLSFFYGAKIGIIGLNGSGKSTLLKIIAGIEKDYLGEVVFSPGYSVGYLEQDPQLASGKTVKEIVQEGVQDIVDTLKEFEEVNEKFGDPDVLDNPEKMDALISRQAELQDKIDAADGWNLDSRLERAMDALRCPPEDQLVDTLSGGERRRVALCRLLLRQPDVLLLDEPTNHLDAESIDWLEQHLQQYAGTVICITHDRYFLDHVAGWILELDRGEGIPWKGNYSSWLDQKTKRMAQEEKQASKRRKTLERELEWINMAPKARQAKGKARLNSYETLLNEDQKEREAKLEIFIPNGPRLGNKVIEAQHVAKAFGTKLLFDDLNFILPPNGIVGVIGPNGAGKTTLFKMIMGMETIDKGTFEVGETVRIGYADQTHKDIDPKKTVYQVISGGQELIRVGGKEINARAYLSKFNFAGADQEKPCGVLSGGERNRLHLALTLKAEANVLLLDEPTNDIDVNTLRALEEGLENFAGCAVVVSHDRWFLDRICTHILSFEGDSDVVFYEGSYSEYEEHKRKLSGNVEPKRVRYRKLTAD
- a CDS encoding LPO_1073/Vpar_1526 family protein translates to MQTKQEAKAGENATIIQVNGDFNQGLTGEDVRRISSEVIRRELDILASEARQLFEERVEQLAGRLIESVSKKDRLLFRRFNEPAIQLALHAIYCEYGKSGDETLGEGLIELMLERLGTTEGNRRQLSLDEALVLLPKLTKPQVDFLAFFCFAKAHKNLPADLMVKVIDAMAGVIPSVSGLDYRDMSYLLSVGCLHPVPRFRRTIPIGEELTYSYNRLYPNGISAGVLDQYTGGFPRDQVNLMFRFDETVGLYYFVKGSYQELVDAALVPERIAGSKQIQDLYHRFTKQREDVERYYIQRNPLWGDIFEMWKRCCLSQYDLSLPADDIAGPALMRMLKAAL
- a CDS encoding HAMP domain-containing histidine kinase, producing MNEFNHLLAVIKEKLIDFQHSNKLTIEINEFQTSLRKDIDWSKIEIPKPNILKERLNLSTYGMSENTEVIPLDWLVIIIGSYLIGHKLNINQITQALNAINYYGFYGLFELFDVKIQKIKNNEDRFNYYKGLVKYLKGQSKFEEANKCFREVLRISQKLAKTSYTFALQSKLDSDYLQRDGLCIEYSQISFSRLSDPPDLKQRWVQICLDTYAKEIRKINPKQSIEIYNNLLNSKKSIHPLSYQRISFRSLELDIIDSINNKKIRKLKKNLENYEELLSGLNQNPKAEYIRKIIFISLLRKVDKNIDYSKNKWLKYKINRLKDDDAEFILNNCIEEAQIYKDKKHMALAYLEKSYWSKGETEETKTLNAINSLQKGLSLFSENKKTIINKIYSNILQELAESHVKLSNWDEALKYYQKLYEYISFLTEALNTDKEHIDSYIQKGKKSPFAKEFVALTTQEIKNIKSSLLLDYAKLINVLNNYMDSISRIQSLRMSFFNEIVLEQKQIIMHDLSNATNNIERSINNIELFVKNFSKNGNIHNFIPTADLIENLNDAKSEIKNINLIIDESLNINFEKLNQPAEITDLNEIINNYITLIRGTIPKHINVTFTRGKTIIAKFHSTLTVQLIRNLIENSKEVGKRNQIAPIDIKISCTQNHNKTYLIYSDNTREFYNFKEVINSLNTNKKVKSLKDPTNGGNGLKNLKQFLDIYTQKAPWLLEGDDEKKTLTIPLTNSI